The stretch of DNA TGAGAATGGGATTGGGTTGAACTGCAAAAGTAATTCTGACTCCCAAAGGTGTATCTTCTGGTGTGACTTGTACGTCTTGGAAGAATCCTGTTGCATAAACTGCATTAACATCTTCTTGTAGTTGAGAACGAGTAGTAGTTCTTCCTGGTTGAGTGTTAATCGTTTCGTAAACAATATCTTCTAGTTCATCATCAGCACCTACCACAGAAACTTCAGCTACTAACACACGAGGTTCTGGTGCTTGTGCTGGTGTTTGTTCGGTATCATTTGGTTGAGTTTGATTTGGAGGCGTTGGTTGATTTTCAGTCGGTGGTGTTTGATTCTCTATTTGGGGAGGTTGTTGTTCGGAATCAGGTACATTTGGAGGTTGACCATTATCAAGCGGAATTTCGAGTTGAGGAGATTGATTATCAGGAAAATCAGTCTGGGCAAGATAATTAGTCTTGTTTGTGGAGATGATAACTTGTGGCTTAAGTGGTTTGTTGAGAATAGGAATTTTTGCTTGATTTTCCCTTTGACTAATAACGGAATTTGGCACGACTTCCCCTCTAGCAGCTAAAGGCAAACTTAGGGAATAAGAGGTTGCCATGAGAATTGCTAAAGCAGGGGACAAACTAAAGTTTCTTGGTTTTTCTATCACTTCCACACACCCAATTGAGCGATCAATAATGTAGCAGTTTTTATCCTGAGTTAACTCAAGATCTTGGCTTGGTTTGGTTGTATCTGTAGCTAAACATTGAAAAATATTTTTGTTTGAGTGTGGTCTTCAACATAAACATATAGGTTTAGCATCATACTTAGTCCAAGATGTGAGATAACCAATTTTACCCAAATGACTCCACAGGAAATAATTAGTTTCCTTTTTGTTACCAGACTACATTTTTAGGTCATAAAAGAAAAAAAACAGTAAAAGATAAAAATCTCTACTAAAAGATCAGCTAAGATTAACTGCTTGTTTACTGCTGAGGGGTTGAGTTTCGGATTTGTTCGATCTGAGCTAAAACTCTTGCTTGTACTTGTTGATAAGCAGATTCTATTTGTCCCAAATCTTTCCGAAAACGATCTTTATCCATTACTCTGGCTTGGGGATCGCTTTCTTTTTGATCCCAAAGACGACAAGTATCAGGACTAATTTCGTCAGCTAAGAGAATTTTTTGTTCCGCATCGTGACCAAATTCTAATTTAAAATCAACCAAAGTAATTTCGCAACGATTAAAAAAATCTTGGAGATATTGATTAATTTTTAATGCTATCTCCTCAATTTCTTGTAGTTGTTCCTGAGTAACAATCTCTAATAAGAAAATGCGATCGCGTGTTAATAAAGGATCTCCTAATTGATCGTTTTTTAGATAATACTCTACTAAAGGAACAGGTAACACTTGACCTTCTGGTAATCCTGTTTGACGACAAAGGCTACCCGCAGCAATATTTCTCACTACTACCTCAAGGGGTATTATTTTGACCGCCTTGACTCGCATTTGATTGGGTGCTGGCGTGTCGATGTAATGAGTTGGAATCCCGAACGACTCTAACCACTCAAACAAGGCTGCTGCTATGTTACAGTTAATTGCTCCTTTACCGTAAATTTGTCCTTTTTTCTGTGCATTAAACGCAGTAGCATCATCTTTATAAACACTCAGTAGTATGAAAGGGTCTTTTGTCTGATAAAGAATTTTAGCTTTGCCTTCGTAAAGTTTTTCTGTCTGCAACATAGTTATCTAGTTTATTTGTCTGACTTTGTTTTAATCTTTGCTTAACCACAGGTTAAGAAAAAGTTAACATGACATTAGCTGGAGCAAATAATATACTCATTAAGGAAACTGATTTTTTCCCGATGCATTTTATGTCAGTAAGCATTATAAGTAAATGTAGAACGCTACAGTTTCGGTAGCCAACACTCATCTATCTAAATTAGGTAATCGTCATAATTAAAAAGTTAGCGTAGTACAAGTTAATAAAAACAAATTTACTTAATATAGGAAATTAACAATGGCAGATAATCACGATAAATATAATTTTCTTTATCCTCGCAACTCATATCACGGTCAAGTTCAACCCGAAAATCTTGTTTTTAACGCTAATTTGCAAGAGTTTGCTCATAAAGTCAGTTATATTTGTAATTTGGAAACTGGAGGTAAGCTACCTTCTGAAGAAGCTTACAAACAAATTAAATCTTTGTGGAAACAACTCAAACGCAGCAAAAAAGAATTAGGCATTGGCAAAAAACCGTTTGATCATGACCAAGAATTGGAGTAAAACTTAATTGTCATTAATTGATTGTTAATGGTTAATGGTGGATTGATAACTGGTAAATAGTCATTAA from Stanieria cyanosphaera PCC 7437 encodes:
- the purC gene encoding phosphoribosylaminoimidazolesuccinocarboxamide synthase gives rise to the protein MLQTEKLYEGKAKILYQTKDPFILLSVYKDDATAFNAQKKGQIYGKGAINCNIAAALFEWLESFGIPTHYIDTPAPNQMRVKAVKIIPLEVVVRNIAAGSLCRQTGLPEGQVLPVPLVEYYLKNDQLGDPLLTRDRIFLLEIVTQEQLQEIEEIALKINQYLQDFFNRCEITLVDFKLEFGHDAEQKILLADEISPDTCRLWDQKESDPQARVMDKDRFRKDLGQIESAYQQVQARVLAQIEQIRNSTPQQ
- a CDS encoding DUF7219 family protein, whose protein sequence is MADNHDKYNFLYPRNSYHGQVQPENLVFNANLQEFAHKVSYICNLETGGKLPSEEAYKQIKSLWKQLKRSKKELGIGKKPFDHDQELE